Proteins found in one Pseudomonas marvdashtae genomic segment:
- a CDS encoding L,D-transpeptidase family protein — MRWLLVLFCLSFTAVSQAAAVGTYNGKIIEKVLVLKSAHQLQLINDGKPLKTYRISLGKGAKKGPKLIEGDKRTPEGFYWIDWRKTSDRFYLSMHISYPNISDAARARREGVEPGGMIMIHGTPDSEENPEQLFHTLDWTDGCIAMRNVDMREVWNLVPDGTMIEIRP; from the coding sequence ATGCGCTGGTTGCTTGTCCTGTTCTGCCTGTCGTTTACCGCTGTGTCCCAAGCCGCTGCCGTGGGAACCTACAACGGCAAGATCATCGAAAAAGTCCTGGTGCTCAAGTCCGCCCATCAATTGCAATTGATCAACGACGGCAAGCCCCTCAAGACGTATCGCATCTCCTTGGGCAAGGGCGCCAAGAAAGGCCCCAAGTTGATAGAAGGCGACAAGCGTACCCCCGAGGGGTTTTATTGGATCGACTGGCGCAAGACCAGTGACCGGTTCTATTTGTCGATGCACATCTCCTACCCCAACATCAGCGACGCCGCCCGCGCCCGTCGCGAAGGCGTTGAGCCAGGGGGCATGATCATGATCCACGGCACGCCTGATTCGGAAGAGAACCCAGAGCAGTTGTTTCATACCCTGGACTGGACCGATGGCTGCATCGCCATGCGCAACGTGGACATGCGCGAGGTGTGGAACCTGGTGCCGGATGGGACGATGATCGAGATTCGCCCGTAA
- a CDS encoding DUF1289 domain-containing protein, with the protein MNTPERPVPSPCVNICALDDDDICTGCQRTVAEITLWSRMDNDERRGVLALCHERAKASGLVWMLPTKRGL; encoded by the coding sequence ATGAACACGCCCGAACGCCCGGTTCCCTCGCCCTGCGTAAACATCTGCGCGCTGGACGATGACGACATCTGCACCGGCTGCCAGCGCACCGTGGCGGAGATCACCCTCTGGAGCCGCATGGATAACGATGAACGGCGTGGGGTCCTGGCGCTGTGTCATGAGCGGGCCAAGGCCAGTGGATTGGTGTGGATGCTGCCGACAAAGCGCGGATTGTGA
- a CDS encoding CoA pyrophosphatase, with amino-acid sequence MLDELLHRVSNHTPRDLETDRRFPEAAVLVPITRSGEPELVLTLRASGLSTHGGEVAFPGGRRDPEDPDLIFTALREAEEEIGLPPGLVEVIGPLSPLISLHGIKVTPYVGVIPDYVEYQANDAEIAAVFSVPLEFFRKDPREHTHRIDYQGRSWYVPSYRFGEYKIWGLTAIMIVELVNLLYDADIDLHTPPKSFINT; translated from the coding sequence ATGCTGGACGAGCTACTGCATCGAGTAAGCAACCATACCCCACGCGATCTGGAGACCGATCGGCGCTTCCCGGAAGCAGCGGTGCTGGTGCCGATTACCCGCAGCGGCGAGCCGGAACTGGTCCTCACATTGCGCGCCAGCGGGTTATCGACCCATGGCGGCGAAGTGGCGTTCCCCGGCGGACGCCGAGATCCGGAAGACCCTGACCTGATCTTCACAGCCCTGCGCGAAGCAGAGGAAGAGATCGGCCTGCCGCCCGGCCTGGTGGAAGTGATTGGCCCCCTCAGCCCGCTGATTTCCCTGCACGGAATCAAAGTCACGCCGTACGTCGGCGTGATTCCGGATTACGTCGAGTACCAGGCCAACGACGCCGAGATCGCCGCGGTGTTCAGTGTGCCGCTGGAGTTCTTCCGCAAGGATCCGCGCGAACACACCCACCGCATCGATTATCAGGGACGCAGTTGGTACGTACCCAGCTACCGGTTCGGCGAATACAAGATCTGGGGCCTGACGGCAATCATGATCGTGGAACTGGTCAACCTGCTGTACGACGCCGATATCGACCTGCACACGCCACCCAAGAGCTTCATCAATACCTGA
- the ptsP gene encoding phosphoenolpyruvate--protein phosphotransferase, giving the protein MPNNNKELILSAPLSGPVLTLAHVPDAVFASGAMGDGIAIDPLNDTLYAPCDGEVIHVARTGHAVTLRADNGAELLLHLGLDTVELQGDGFSMLVKEGARVSNGQALLRYDVDSVAQRCKSLVSLLIITNGEHFQARPITLKGVKVGEPLLHIVAKRPGEIRGNDADMDIEVFGQIRIAHRGGLHARPAALVRQTAQGFKSRSHLHFGGRSASCDSVMGLMGLAINEQAQVHVSCRGSDAEAALQALLATLSTAAAENDHAHAPPVKAPSRAAEDGVLQGVCAAPGLVAGPLVRLDGLQLPDDDGGHDIEEQRQRLRQALEHVSGDIRLTLENAKARRHDNEQAIFSAHLALLEDPALLDAAYVSIDQGDAATHAWSRSIDAQCQVLRQLGSPLLAERANDLRDLRQRVLRALLGEAWQFEVPAGAIVAAQELTPSDLLHLSAQGVAGVCMAEGGATSHVAILARGKGVPCLVALGDALLAQAPGQSVVLDADGGRLELAPTAERLTQVQQAQARRAALRAQQQSLAHAPARTIDGVGIEIAANVASSAEAGQAVANGADGVGLLRTEFLFVDRRTAPDEQEQCQAYQAVLDAMGEKPVIIRTIDVGGDKQLDYLPLPAEANPVLGLRGIRLALVHPELLDQQLRALLQTRPLHRCRILLPMVTEVDELLHIRQRLDALVAELDLSERPQLGVMIEVPAAALLAEQLAEHADFLSIGTNDLSQYTLAMDRDHAGLAARVDALHPALLLLIAQTCAGAAKHGRWVGVCGALASDPLATPVLIGLGVRELSVSPPQVGEIKDRVRHLDAGQCRRVSTDLLNLASAAAVRQACHQHWPLG; this is encoded by the coding sequence ATGCCCAACAATAATAAAGAGCTGATCCTCAGCGCCCCGCTCAGCGGTCCGGTGCTCACCCTCGCCCATGTCCCGGACGCAGTGTTCGCCAGCGGCGCCATGGGTGACGGAATCGCCATCGATCCATTGAACGACACCCTCTACGCGCCCTGCGACGGCGAGGTGATCCACGTCGCCCGCACTGGCCACGCCGTGACCCTGCGGGCCGACAACGGCGCCGAACTGCTCCTGCACTTGGGGCTGGACACGGTCGAGTTGCAGGGCGACGGCTTTTCCATGCTGGTCAAGGAAGGCGCGCGGGTCAGCAACGGCCAGGCATTGCTGCGTTATGACGTGGACAGCGTGGCACAGCGCTGCAAAAGCCTGGTCAGCCTGCTGATCATCACCAATGGCGAACACTTCCAGGCACGGCCCATCACGCTTAAAGGGGTCAAGGTCGGCGAACCGTTGCTGCACATTGTCGCCAAGAGGCCGGGAGAAATACGCGGCAATGATGCGGATATGGACATTGAAGTGTTCGGCCAGATCCGTATTGCCCACCGTGGCGGCCTGCACGCGCGACCGGCAGCCCTGGTTCGCCAGACTGCGCAAGGCTTCAAGAGCCGCTCGCACCTGCATTTTGGCGGCCGGTCGGCGTCCTGCGACAGCGTCATGGGCTTGATGGGCCTGGCAATCAACGAGCAGGCCCAAGTGCACGTCAGTTGCCGAGGCAGCGACGCCGAAGCGGCGCTGCAAGCCTTGCTCGCAACGTTATCCACAGCCGCGGCCGAAAACGACCATGCCCACGCCCCCCCGGTAAAAGCGCCCAGTCGGGCCGCCGAAGACGGCGTGCTCCAAGGAGTCTGCGCCGCGCCCGGCCTGGTGGCCGGACCGTTAGTTCGGTTGGATGGTTTGCAGTTGCCCGACGATGACGGTGGTCACGACATCGAAGAGCAGCGGCAACGGTTGCGCCAAGCCCTGGAGCACGTCAGTGGCGACATCCGCTTGACATTGGAAAACGCCAAGGCCCGGCGCCACGACAATGAACAGGCGATCTTCAGCGCCCATCTGGCATTGCTGGAAGACCCGGCCTTGCTGGACGCCGCCTACGTGTCCATCGACCAGGGCGACGCCGCCACCCACGCCTGGAGCCGATCCATCGACGCGCAGTGCCAGGTGCTGCGACAACTGGGCAGTCCGCTGCTGGCCGAGCGCGCCAATGATCTACGCGACCTGCGCCAGCGGGTCCTGCGAGCATTGTTGGGTGAGGCCTGGCAGTTCGAGGTGCCGGCGGGGGCGATTGTCGCCGCGCAGGAGTTGACCCCGTCGGACCTGCTGCACCTCAGCGCCCAAGGCGTGGCCGGTGTGTGCATGGCCGAGGGCGGCGCGACGTCCCATGTGGCAATCCTGGCCCGGGGTAAAGGCGTGCCCTGCCTGGTGGCGTTGGGCGATGCCTTGCTTGCGCAGGCGCCGGGGCAATCCGTGGTGCTGGATGCCGACGGCGGACGCCTCGAACTGGCGCCAACCGCCGAGCGCCTGACGCAGGTTCAGCAAGCACAAGCCCGACGCGCAGCCCTGCGGGCCCAACAACAGTCGCTCGCCCACGCGCCGGCGCGGACCATTGACGGGGTCGGGATTGAAATCGCCGCGAACGTGGCGTCGAGCGCCGAAGCCGGCCAGGCCGTTGCCAACGGCGCCGACGGCGTCGGTTTGTTGCGCACCGAATTTCTTTTCGTTGACCGCCGTACCGCCCCCGATGAACAGGAACAGTGCCAAGCCTATCAGGCGGTGCTCGACGCCATGGGCGAAAAACCGGTGATCATCCGCACCATCGACGTCGGCGGCGACAAGCAATTGGACTACCTGCCGCTGCCGGCCGAAGCCAACCCGGTGCTCGGCCTGCGAGGCATTCGCCTGGCCCTGGTGCACCCGGAACTGTTGGATCAACAACTGCGCGCCCTGCTGCAAACCCGCCCGCTGCACCGTTGCCGGATCTTGTTGCCGATGGTCACTGAGGTCGACGAGCTGCTGCACATCCGCCAGCGCCTCGATGCGCTGGTCGCCGAACTAGACCTGAGTGAACGTCCGCAACTGGGGGTGATGATCGAAGTGCCGGCCGCCGCCTTGCTGGCCGAACAACTGGCCGAGCACGCAGACTTCCTGTCCATCGGCACCAATGACCTTTCCCAATATACCCTCGCCATGGACCGCGACCATGCAGGTCTCGCCGCCCGGGTCGATGCCTTGCACCCGGCACTGTTGCTGCTGATCGCCCAAACCTGCGCAGGCGCGGCAAAGCACGGGCGTTGGGTCGGCGTGTGCGGCGCCCTGGCTTCGGATCCCCTGGCGACGCCGGTGCTGATCGGGCTGGGCGTACGGGAGCTGTCGGTCAGCCCGCCGCAGGTCGGCGAAATCAAGGACCGCGTGCGTCACCTCGATGCCGGCCAGTGCCGCCGCGTCAGTACCGATTTGCTCAACCTGGCCAGTGCCGCCGCCGTGCGCCAGGCCTGTCACCAACACTGGCCTTTGGGCTGA
- a CDS encoding Pr6Pr family membrane protein: MGLSIQLYLILLGRWELGASLLGGLVNFLSFFTVLTNTLAAVVLTWELTRRESAARRWFLQPAVRSGIAVSIALVGLAYNLLLRHLWQPEGWQFVADELLHDVMPVLFLIYWWRCVPKGTLRLGHIGLWVIYPLVYFGYVLFRGDLLAAYPYPFIDVANLGYPQVFVNAGGILAGFVGIALGVVGLDRWLGRRSY; this comes from the coding sequence ATGGGATTGAGCATCCAGCTTTACCTGATCCTGCTCGGTCGCTGGGAATTGGGCGCGAGCCTGTTGGGCGGGCTGGTGAACTTCTTGAGTTTCTTCACGGTGCTGACTAATACCCTGGCAGCCGTGGTGCTGACCTGGGAACTGACTCGCCGCGAGTCAGCGGCACGGCGCTGGTTCCTGCAGCCTGCGGTTCGCAGCGGCATTGCCGTGAGCATCGCCCTGGTCGGCCTGGCCTATAACCTGCTGCTGCGTCACCTCTGGCAACCCGAAGGCTGGCAATTCGTCGCCGATGAACTGCTGCACGACGTGATGCCCGTGCTGTTCCTCATCTATTGGTGGCGGTGTGTGCCCAAAGGTACCCTGCGTCTGGGCCATATCGGGCTTTGGGTGATTTATCCGCTGGTGTACTTCGGCTACGTCCTGTTTCGCGGGGATTTACTCGCGGCCTATCCCTACCCCTTCATTGACGTGGCGAACCTGGGTTATCCACAAGTGTTCGTCAATGCCGGGGGAATATTGGCGGGGTTTGTCGGGATTGCTCTGGGGGTGGTGGGATTGGATCGGTGGTTGGGGCGACGGTCGTACTGA
- a CDS encoding NUDIX hydrolase, whose translation MKFCSQCGNPVTQRIPEGDSRLRFVCDTCHTIHYQNPNIVAGCVPTWGSKVLLCRRAIEPRRGYWTLPAGFMENGETVEQAAVRETAEEACARVRNLNIYTLIDVPHISQVHVFFRAELVDVDFAAGPESLEVQLFEEADIPWDELAFRTVGRTLEYFYADRRAEDYPVRSESIPPLAQPANT comes from the coding sequence ATGAAATTCTGCAGCCAGTGCGGTAACCCGGTGACCCAGCGCATACCCGAGGGCGACTCGCGCCTGCGCTTTGTCTGCGACACCTGTCACACCATTCACTACCAGAACCCCAACATCGTGGCCGGTTGCGTACCAACTTGGGGCAGCAAGGTGCTTTTATGTCGACGCGCCATCGAACCGCGACGTGGCTATTGGACCTTACCGGCCGGTTTTATGGAGAACGGCGAAACCGTCGAACAGGCCGCCGTCCGTGAAACCGCCGAGGAGGCCTGTGCCAGGGTCCGAAACTTGAACATCTATACGCTGATCGACGTACCGCACATCAGCCAGGTGCATGTATTCTTCCGCGCCGAACTGGTGGACGTGGATTTCGCCGCCGGGCCCGAGAGCCTGGAAGTGCAATTGTTCGAAGAAGCCGACATTCCGTGGGACGAGCTGGCTTTCCGCACGGTGGGCCGTACCCTAGAATACTTCTACGCTGACCGGCGAGCCGAGGATTACCCGGTGCGATCCGAGTCGATACCGCCGCTTGCTCAGCCTGCCAATACTTGA
- a CDS encoding SIS domain-containing protein, producing the protein MSSKMLEEALASSEAVERQLRQLDPALQEIAGRLRRQPPQVAMTVARGSSDHAASYFAYLTMQQLGLPVASLPMSVVTMQQAPLKVSGQVAFAFSQSGQSPDLVNSLRLLRKRGALSVAMVNAEDSPLEAACEFSVPLCAGIESSVAATKSFIATLSASARLVAHWKDDAELLEAGAALPAGLRDAASQDWSTAVETLRDSQRLMVIGRGAGFAIAQEAALKFKETSAIQAEAFSSAEVRHGPMALIDEHYPLLVFAPRGAEQAGVLSLAADMRQRGARVLLAAPDDIAERDLTLSRAEHPALDPILAIQSFYGMAARLAVARGLDPDRPRHLSKVTRTH; encoded by the coding sequence TTGTCTTCAAAAATGCTTGAAGAGGCCCTGGCCTCGTCCGAGGCCGTCGAGCGCCAATTGCGACAATTGGACCCCGCCCTGCAGGAGATTGCCGGACGCTTGCGCCGCCAACCGCCGCAAGTGGCGATGACCGTGGCCCGCGGCAGCTCCGATCATGCGGCCAGCTACTTCGCCTACCTGACCATGCAACAACTGGGTTTACCGGTGGCCTCGCTGCCGATGTCGGTGGTGACGATGCAGCAGGCGCCACTGAAGGTCAGCGGCCAGGTGGCGTTCGCGTTCTCCCAATCGGGGCAAAGCCCGGACCTGGTGAACAGCCTGCGCCTGTTGCGTAAGCGCGGCGCGTTGAGCGTGGCGATGGTCAACGCAGAAGATTCTCCGCTGGAGGCGGCTTGTGAATTCAGCGTGCCCTTGTGCGCCGGCATCGAAAGCAGTGTCGCCGCCACCAAAAGTTTCATCGCCACCCTCAGCGCCAGCGCGCGCCTGGTGGCCCACTGGAAAGACGACGCCGAGTTGCTCGAAGCCGGTGCCGCGCTGCCCGCAGGCCTACGCGATGCCGCGAGCCAGGATTGGAGCACCGCCGTCGAGACGCTGCGTGACAGTCAGCGCTTGATGGTGATCGGCCGTGGCGCCGGGTTCGCCATCGCCCAGGAAGCGGCGCTCAAATTCAAGGAAACCTCGGCGATCCAGGCCGAAGCCTTCAGCAGCGCCGAGGTCCGCCACGGGCCGATGGCGCTGATCGACGAGCACTATCCGTTACTGGTTTTTGCCCCGCGCGGCGCCGAGCAGGCTGGGGTGTTGAGCCTGGCCGCCGACATGCGCCAGCGCGGCGCCCGGGTCTTGCTGGCCGCGCCGGATGACATCGCCGAGCGCGACCTGACGCTAAGCCGCGCCGAACACCCGGCCCTGGACCCGATCCTGGCGATCCAGAGTTTCTATGGCATGGCCGCCAGGCTGGCCGTGGCTCGCGGCCTGGACCCGGACCGACCGCGCCACTTGAGCAAGGTCACCCGGACCCACTGA
- the nagA gene encoding N-acetylglucosamine-6-phosphate deacetylase, with protein MSEDNILTANGWIRGRLLHEHGKVVSIEGQPCDPADNDLPYLLPGFIDLHVHGGGGKDIMEGAPAFETIARTHVRFGTTALLATTMTAPSEEIAGVLKALGEFCEQRPSGSARVLGVHLEGPYINPGKLGAQPNFAHTALMAEVEAYLALAPIRVITIAPEIAGHDALIRALSSRGVRMQIGHTLGSYEEGVAALAAGASSFTHLYNAMSPLHHREPGIVGAALAHAQYAELIPDLLHVHPGAIRVALRSIPCLYCVTDSTAAAGMPDGEYKLGSHTVTKCLGGVRLADGTLAGSTLTMDQALRNLVKIGLPLAEASQRLSQFPADYLGLPERGRLHPAAWADCVRLDRSLNLTDVMVEGEAIVFKNA; from the coding sequence ATGTCCGAAGACAACATCCTCACCGCCAACGGCTGGATACGCGGCCGTCTCTTGCATGAACACGGCAAGGTCGTGTCCATCGAAGGCCAGCCCTGCGATCCGGCGGACAATGACCTGCCCTACCTGCTGCCCGGCTTCATCGACCTGCATGTGCACGGCGGTGGCGGCAAGGACATCATGGAAGGCGCGCCGGCCTTCGAGACCATTGCCCGCACCCACGTGCGCTTTGGCACCACGGCGCTGCTCGCCACGACCATGACCGCGCCGAGCGAGGAAATCGCCGGCGTGCTCAAGGCCCTCGGCGAGTTTTGTGAACAGCGGCCCAGCGGCAGTGCCCGTGTCCTGGGCGTGCACTTGGAAGGCCCCTACATCAACCCCGGCAAACTCGGCGCTCAACCGAATTTCGCCCACACAGCATTGATGGCCGAGGTGGAAGCGTACCTGGCCCTGGCACCGATCCGGGTGATCACCATCGCGCCGGAAATCGCCGGCCACGACGCATTGATTCGCGCACTCAGTTCCCGCGGGGTGCGCATGCAGATCGGTCATACGCTGGGCAGCTATGAGGAAGGCGTCGCGGCGCTGGCGGCCGGGGCCAGCAGCTTTACCCATTTGTACAACGCCATGAGCCCGTTGCATCACCGCGAGCCAGGCATCGTCGGTGCGGCGCTGGCCCATGCGCAATATGCCGAGTTGATCCCGGACCTGTTGCACGTGCACCCCGGCGCTATCCGCGTGGCGTTGCGCTCGATCCCCTGCCTGTATTGCGTCACCGATTCCACCGCCGCCGCCGGCATGCCCGACGGCGAATACAAGTTGGGCAGCCACACCGTAACCAAATGCCTGGGCGGCGTGCGCCTGGCCGACGGCACCCTGGCCGGCAGCACGCTGACGATGGATCAGGCCCTGCGCAACCTGGTGAAGATTGGCTTGCCCCTTGCCGAAGCCTCGCAGCGCTTGTCGCAATTCCCCGCCGACTACCTCGGCCTGCCTGAACGCGGACGCCTGCATCCTGCTGCCTGGGCCGATTGCGTACGCCTGGACCGTTCCCTGAACTTGACCGACGTGATGGTCGAAGGAGAAGCCATTGTCTTCAAAAATGCTTGA
- a CDS encoding gamma carbonic anhydrase family protein, protein MKYRLGDARVETHPQSWVAPNATLVGKVRLEEGANVWFNAVLRGDNELILIGKNSNVQDGTVMHTDMGYPLTIGTGVTIGHNAMLHGCTVGDYSLIGINAVILNGAKIGKNCIIGANSLIGENKEIPDGSLVMGSPGKVVRELTEAQKKMLEASAAHYVHNSQRYARDLAEQEQ, encoded by the coding sequence ATGAAATACCGCCTGGGCGATGCCCGTGTTGAAACCCACCCGCAGAGCTGGGTTGCCCCCAACGCCACGTTGGTGGGCAAGGTTCGCCTCGAAGAGGGCGCCAATGTCTGGTTCAACGCCGTGCTGCGTGGCGACAACGAGTTGATCCTGATCGGCAAGAACAGCAACGTGCAGGACGGTACCGTGATGCACACGGACATGGGCTATCCGCTGACCATCGGCACCGGCGTGACTATCGGCCACAACGCCATGCTTCACGGCTGCACGGTGGGCGACTACAGCCTCATCGGCATCAACGCGGTGATTCTCAACGGCGCGAAGATTGGCAAGAACTGCATCATCGGCGCCAACTCGCTGATCGGCGAGAACAAGGAGATTCCCGACGGTTCGCTGGTGATGGGCTCGCCGGGCAAGGTGGTGCGAGAGCTGACCGAGGCGCAGAAGAAAATGCTCGAAGCCAGTGCCGCGCACTATGTGCACAATTCGCAGCGCTATGCCCGCGACTTGGCCGAGCAGGAACAATGA
- a CDS encoding GntR family transcriptional regulator translates to MNDILALRPDDTQPTPLYLQLARNLEAAIHAGQWKAEQAMPSERSLSEQLGISRVTARKALEVLFEQGLIRRNQGSGTFITPRLEQPLSRLSGFSEMLRLKGFVPGSQWLEREITPPTHEELIRLGLSPNDKVARLKRLRKADDTVMAIEMSTLPASIIPKPQAVGDSLYEFLDGIGKPVVRALQHIQAINASDEFAALVGIAPGTAMLLMTRVGYLEDNTPIEVTDTYCRNDYYDFVAELRR, encoded by the coding sequence ATGAACGACATCCTGGCCCTGCGTCCCGACGACACCCAACCCACCCCGCTCTACCTGCAACTGGCCCGCAACCTGGAAGCCGCCATCCACGCCGGCCAATGGAAAGCCGAACAGGCAATGCCATCCGAACGCAGCTTGAGCGAGCAACTGGGCATCTCCCGAGTCACCGCCCGCAAGGCACTGGAAGTGCTATTCGAACAAGGCCTGATCCGCCGCAACCAGGGCTCGGGCACATTCATTACCCCGCGCCTGGAACAACCGCTCTCGCGCCTCAGCGGATTCAGCGAAATGCTCCGCCTCAAGGGCTTCGTGCCCGGGTCACAGTGGCTAGAGCGAGAGATCACCCCGCCAACCCACGAAGAACTGATCCGCCTGGGCCTGTCGCCCAATGACAAAGTCGCCCGGCTCAAACGGCTGCGCAAAGCCGACGACACGGTCATGGCCATCGAAATGAGCACCCTGCCCGCCTCGATCATTCCCAAGCCGCAGGCGGTGGGCGATTCACTCTATGAATTCCTTGATGGCATCGGCAAACCGGTCGTGCGCGCGCTGCAACACATCCAGGCGATCAACGCCTCGGACGAGTTCGCGGCCTTGGTGGGCATCGCCCCCGGCACCGCGATGCTGCTGATGACGCGGGTCGGCTACCTGGAAGACAACACCCCCATCGAAGTCACCGACACCTACTGCCGCAACGACTACTACGACTTTGTCGCAGAACTGCGGCGCTAG
- a CDS encoding VF530 family DNA-binding protein, with the protein MTEPNNNPLHGVTLEQILNALVQHYEWSGLAERIDIRCFKSDPSIKSSLTFLRKTPWAREKVERLYIKLMRTKRPV; encoded by the coding sequence ATGACCGAACCGAACAACAACCCGCTGCACGGCGTCACGCTGGAGCAGATCCTCAACGCCTTGGTCCAGCATTATGAATGGTCGGGCCTGGCCGAACGCATCGACATCCGTTGCTTCAAGAGCGACCCGAGCATCAAGTCGAGCCTGACTTTCCTGCGCAAGACGCCCTGGGCGCGAGAGAAAGTCGAGCGCCTTTACATCAAGCTGATGCGCACTAAACGGCCGGTCTGA
- a CDS encoding DUF6124 family protein, whose translation MKNNSDIPKPASTFPYGDYAPEKLKEAADRAMDHYLKPDDEPDPQPSVQLFTVSDNIDTEALLANLSETLASANAVLNDLMFDLDGSRRHVASAVAQMIELGTLLANKALDRVELRT comes from the coding sequence TTGAAAAATAATTCTGACATCCCCAAACCCGCCTCAACCTTCCCCTACGGCGACTACGCTCCCGAAAAACTGAAAGAAGCCGCCGATCGCGCAATGGACCACTACCTCAAGCCCGATGACGAACCAGACCCCCAACCCTCGGTGCAGTTGTTCACCGTATCGGACAACATCGACACCGAAGCCCTGCTAGCCAACCTCAGCGAAACCCTGGCCTCGGCCAATGCGGTGCTTAACGACCTCATGTTTGACTTAGACGGCTCGCGGCGGCATGTGGCGTCGGCGGTAGCGCAGATGATCGAGCTGGGGACGTTGCTGGCGAACAAGGCCTTGGATCGGGTTGAGCTTCGGACTTGA